In a genomic window of Polypterus senegalus isolate Bchr_013 chromosome 13, ASM1683550v1, whole genome shotgun sequence:
- the LOC120542119 gene encoding arf-GAP with dual PH domain-containing protein 1 isoform X1 codes for MSPAATQRVPSGVSPVSRRRHEPALVTNSLLAPPHPALRSETFGPVQGRAAGPSVTSAPAVLPSPACANVTRAVSLTCRPLSCPVASRSVFFFFPSCLCLFEGSRSSSAAGGRASASAEHAEGPGRAAALAGTVAGGAGAALLQLTELRGASQSRRTGLPSHHAHLPWLRTKRGRGARYWSCCGDPATVRARTAGRQVDPDWASFTLGVFICSTCSGIHRGISQISKVKSVQLDAWEPVEVEFIASTGNDAAKAKYEQKVPPFYYRPTASDCQVLKDQWIRARYARKEFIYTERQEPYSAGYREGVLWKRGRDNGQFLSRKFILSEREGVFKYFNKHDAREPKAVMKIECLNATFQPVKIGNPNGLQVTYLKDNSTRNIFVYHEDGKEVVDWFNAIRAARFHYLQVAFPGASDVDLVPKLTRNYIKEGYMEKTGPKHTEGFKKRWFTMDDRRLMYFKDPLDAYARGEVFIGSKENHYLVLSGLPPSTQGYHWQHGITIVTPDRKFLFTCETEFEQHLWIEAFQKAINRPMLPQEYAVEAHFKHKP; via the exons ATGTCACCGGCTGCCACCCAGCGCGTCCCGTCCGGGGTGAGCCCAGTGTCCCGTCGGCGCCACGAGCCTGCGCTTGTTACTAATTCGCTCCTTGCGCCGCCCCACCCCGCACTGCGATCGGAGACCTTTGGTCCAGTCCAGGGTCGAGCGGCCGGTCCCTCGGTGACGTCAGCGCCCGCAGTCCTTCCCAGCCCTGCATGCGCTAACGTCACCCGCGCCGTCAGCCTTACCTGTCGCCCCCTGTCCTGTCCTGTCGCGTCgcgctcagttttttttttttttccttcctgctTGTGTCTCTTCGAAGGCTCACGAAGCAGCTCTGCCGCCGGAGGTCGCGCTTCTGCCTCGGCTGAGCACGCGGAGGGGCCGGGCAGGGCTGCGGCACTTGCAGGGACGGTAGCAGGAGGCGCAGGCGCCGCTCTCTTACAGCTCACGGAGCTTCGCGGAGCCTCACAGAGCCGCAGGACCGGTTTGCCGAGCCACCACGCGCACCTGCCATGGCTCAGGACAAAGAGAGGACGCGGCGCGCGTTACTGGAGCTGCTGCGGAGACCCGGCAACAGTACGTGCGCGGACTGCGGGGCGCCAGGTAG ATCCGGACTGGGCGTCCTTCACGCTCGGCGTGTTCATCTGCTCCACCTGTTCCGGGATCCACCGTGGCATCTCGCAGATCAGCAAGGTCAAGTCGGTGCAGCTGGACGCCTGGGAGCCCGTGGAGGTGGAG TTCATCGCCTCTACTGGAAATGATGCTGCGAAGGCCAAGTACGAGCAGAAGGTGCCACCTTTCTACTATCGACCGACAGCCTCTGACTGCCA GGTGCTGAAGGATCAGTGGATTCGGGCGCGCTATGCCAGGAAGGAGTTCATTTACACGGAGCGGCAGGAGCCATACTCTGCAG GCTATCGAGAAGGCGTCCTGTGGAAGCGTGGCAGAGACAACGGGCAGTTCTTGAGCAGGAAATTCATCTTGTCGGAGCGAGAAGGCGTCTTCAAGTACTTCAACAAGCACGAC GCAAGAGAGCCCAAGGCTGTCATGAAGATCGAGTGCCTCAATGCCACCTTCCAGCCGGTGAAGATTGGGAACCCCAATGGGCTGCAGGTGACTTACCTGAAGGACAACAGCACCAGGAACATCTTTGTGTACCACGAGGACGGCAAG GAGGTTGTCGACTGGTTCAATGCCATCCGAGCGGCCCGCTTCCACTATCTCCAGGTGGCCTTCCCGGGAGCGAGTGATGTGGAC CTGGTGCCAAAGCTGACGAGGAACTACATAAAGGAGGGCTACATGGAGAAGACGGGCCCGAAG CACACAGAGGGCTTTAAGAAGCGGTGGTTCACCATGGACGACAGGAGGCTCATGTACTTTAAGGACCCCTTG GATGCCTATGCCCGAGGCGAAGTGTTCATCGGAAGCAAAGAGAACCATTACTTGGTCCTGTCGGGGCTCCCGCCATCGACCCAGGGCTACCACTGGCAGCATGGCATCACCATCGTGACGCCCGACAGGAAGTTCCTGTTCACCTGCGAGACGGAATTCGAGCAGCACCTGTGGATCGAGGCGTTCCAGAAGGCCATCAACAGGCCGATGCTCCCCCAGGAGTACGCAG TGGAGGCTCACTTTAAGCACAAGCCCTGA
- the LOC120542119 gene encoding arf-GAP with dual PH domain-containing protein 1 isoform X2, which produces MAQDKERTRRALLELLRRPGNSTCADCGAPDPDWASFTLGVFICSTCSGIHRGISQISKVKSVQLDAWEPVEVEFIASTGNDAAKAKYEQKVPPFYYRPTASDCQVLKDQWIRARYARKEFIYTERQEPYSAGYREGVLWKRGRDNGQFLSRKFILSEREGVFKYFNKHDAREPKAVMKIECLNATFQPVKIGNPNGLQVTYLKDNSTRNIFVYHEDGKEVVDWFNAIRAARFHYLQVAFPGASDVDLVPKLTRNYIKEGYMEKTGPKHTEGFKKRWFTMDDRRLMYFKDPLDAYARGEVFIGSKENHYLVLSGLPPSTQGYHWQHGITIVTPDRKFLFTCETEFEQHLWIEAFQKAINRPMLPQEYAVEAHFKHKP; this is translated from the exons ATGGCTCAGGACAAAGAGAGGACGCGGCGCGCGTTACTGGAGCTGCTGCGGAGACCCGGCAACAGTACGTGCGCGGACTGCGGGGCGCCAG ATCCGGACTGGGCGTCCTTCACGCTCGGCGTGTTCATCTGCTCCACCTGTTCCGGGATCCACCGTGGCATCTCGCAGATCAGCAAGGTCAAGTCGGTGCAGCTGGACGCCTGGGAGCCCGTGGAGGTGGAG TTCATCGCCTCTACTGGAAATGATGCTGCGAAGGCCAAGTACGAGCAGAAGGTGCCACCTTTCTACTATCGACCGACAGCCTCTGACTGCCA GGTGCTGAAGGATCAGTGGATTCGGGCGCGCTATGCCAGGAAGGAGTTCATTTACACGGAGCGGCAGGAGCCATACTCTGCAG GCTATCGAGAAGGCGTCCTGTGGAAGCGTGGCAGAGACAACGGGCAGTTCTTGAGCAGGAAATTCATCTTGTCGGAGCGAGAAGGCGTCTTCAAGTACTTCAACAAGCACGAC GCAAGAGAGCCCAAGGCTGTCATGAAGATCGAGTGCCTCAATGCCACCTTCCAGCCGGTGAAGATTGGGAACCCCAATGGGCTGCAGGTGACTTACCTGAAGGACAACAGCACCAGGAACATCTTTGTGTACCACGAGGACGGCAAG GAGGTTGTCGACTGGTTCAATGCCATCCGAGCGGCCCGCTTCCACTATCTCCAGGTGGCCTTCCCGGGAGCGAGTGATGTGGAC CTGGTGCCAAAGCTGACGAGGAACTACATAAAGGAGGGCTACATGGAGAAGACGGGCCCGAAG CACACAGAGGGCTTTAAGAAGCGGTGGTTCACCATGGACGACAGGAGGCTCATGTACTTTAAGGACCCCTTG GATGCCTATGCCCGAGGCGAAGTGTTCATCGGAAGCAAAGAGAACCATTACTTGGTCCTGTCGGGGCTCCCGCCATCGACCCAGGGCTACCACTGGCAGCATGGCATCACCATCGTGACGCCCGACAGGAAGTTCCTGTTCACCTGCGAGACGGAATTCGAGCAGCACCTGTGGATCGAGGCGTTCCAGAAGGCCATCAACAGGCCGATGCTCCCCCAGGAGTACGCAG TGGAGGCTCACTTTAAGCACAAGCCCTGA